The following are encoded together in the Lathyrus oleraceus cultivar Zhongwan6 chromosome 3, CAAS_Psat_ZW6_1.0, whole genome shotgun sequence genome:
- the LOC127126892 gene encoding cysteine protease ATG4 isoform X1, translating into MVLKDFCERIVAAKCSSKSSTEAVDSTQVPASSKAGSSDSKFPKASLWSTFFTSGFSVDETYSESSSSEKKTVHSRNSGWAAAVRRVISGGSMRRFQERVLGSSRTDVSSSDGDIWLLGVCHKISPHESTGDVDTRNVFAEFEQDFFSKVLITYRKGFDAIEDSKYTSDVNWGCMLRSSQMLVAQALIFHKLGRSWRKTTDKPVDKEYIDILQLFGDSEAAAFSIHNLLQAGKGYGLAVGSWVGPYAMCRTWEVLARNQREKNNQGEKPLPMAIYVVSGDEDGERGGAPVVCIDDASKHCSEFSKGLVAWTPLLLLVPLVLGLDKVNLRYIPLLQSTFKFPQSLGILGGKPGASTYIIGVQSDKAFYLDPHDVKPVVNITGDAQEPNTSSYHCNISRHMPLDSIDPSLAIGFYCRDKDDFDDFCSRAIKLAEESNGAPLFTVAQSRSLSIQVTSSSVSGDNTMFDDDSLGTNLDNDAGTNEDDWQFL; encoded by the exons ATGGTATTGAAGGATTTCTGTGAGAGGATTGTTGCTGCAAAATGTTCTTCTAAAAGCTCAACCGAGGCTGTAGATAGTACTCAGGTGCCCGCCTCATCGAAGGCAGGGTCTAGTGATAGTAAGTTTCCCAAGGCTTCCTTATGGTCAACCTTCTTTACATCTGGTTTTTCGGTCGATGAAACATATAGTGAATCATCATCTTCTGAAAAGAAAACAGTTCATTCTCGAAATAGTGGGTGGGCAGCTGCTGTGAGGAGAGTCATTAGTGGCGGCTCAATGAGAAGATTTCAGGAGCGTGTACTAGGTTCAAGCAGGACTGACGTTTCGAGCTCTGATGGAGATATATGGCTTCTAGGTGTCTGTCATAAAATTTCACCGCATGAATCAACCGGAGACGTAGATACTCGTAACGTGTTTGCAGAATTTGAGCAAGATTTTTTCTCAAAAGTATTAATAACTTACCGGAAAG GTTTTGATGCAATTGAAGATTCAAAGTATACAAGTGATGTTAATTGGGGCTGTATGCTTCGAAGTAGTCAGATGCTTGTGGCTCAG GCATTAATTTTTCATAAATTAGGTAGATCGTGGAGAAAAACTACCGATAAG CCAGTTGATAAAGAATATATTGACATCTTGCAACTATTTGGTGATTCGGAGGCTGCTGCTTTCTCTATCCACAATCTTCTTCAAGCTGGTAAAGGTTATGGTCTAGCTGTTGGGTCATGGGTGGGACCATATGCAATGTGTCGTACATGGGAAGTTCTAGCTCGAAACCAGAGGGAGAAGAACAATCAAGGAGAAAAGCCACTTCCAATGGCTATTTATGTTGTTTCTGGAGATGAAGATGGGGAGCGGGGTGGAGCACCAGTTGTCTGCATTGATGATGCCTCCAAACATTGTTCCGAGTTTTCAAAGGGCTTAGTTGCTTGGACACCTCTACTTTTATTGGTTCCTTTGGTTCTTGGACTTGATAAAGTCAATCTAAG GTATATTCCATTATTGCAGTCAACTTTTAAATTTCCCCAAAGCCTTGGAATCTTGGGTGGAAAACCAGGTGCTTCAACATATATTATTGGTGTTCAGAGTGATAAGGCATTCTACCTTGATCCACATGATGTTAAGCCG GTTGTTAATATTACTGGGGATGCTCAAGAGCCTAATACGTCATCGTATCACTGCAA CATTAGCAGGCACATGCCCCTAGATTCTATTGACCCATCTTTGGCTATTGGATTTTACTGCCGAGACAAAG ATGATTTTGACGATTTCTGTTCCCGGGCTATTAAGCTTGCAGAAGAATCAAATGGTGCACCATTATTCACGGTAGCTCAA
- the LOC127126892 gene encoding cysteine protease ATG4 isoform X2 encodes MVLKDFCERIVAAKCSSKSSTEAVDSTQVPASSKAGSSDIHSRNSGWAAAVRRVISGGSMRRFQERVLGSSRTDVSSSDGDIWLLGVCHKISPHESTGDVDTRNVFAEFEQDFFSKVLITYRKGFDAIEDSKYTSDVNWGCMLRSSQMLVAQALIFHKLGRSWRKTTDKPVDKEYIDILQLFGDSEAAAFSIHNLLQAGKGYGLAVGSWVGPYAMCRTWEVLARNQREKNNQGEKPLPMAIYVVSGDEDGERGGAPVVCIDDASKHCSEFSKGLVAWTPLLLLVPLVLGLDKVNLRYIPLLQSTFKFPQSLGILGGKPGASTYIIGVQSDKAFYLDPHDVKPVVNITGDAQEPNTSSYHCNISRHMPLDSIDPSLAIGFYCRDKDDFDDFCSRAIKLAEESNGAPLFTVAQSRSLSIQVTSSSVSGDNTMFDDDSLGTNLDNDAGTNEDDWQFL; translated from the exons ATGGTATTGAAGGATTTCTGTGAGAGGATTGTTGCTGCAAAATGTTCTTCTAAAAGCTCAACCGAGGCTGTAGATAGTACTCAGGTGCCCGCCTCATCGAAGGCAGGGTCTAGTGATA TTCATTCTCGAAATAGTGGGTGGGCAGCTGCTGTGAGGAGAGTCATTAGTGGCGGCTCAATGAGAAGATTTCAGGAGCGTGTACTAGGTTCAAGCAGGACTGACGTTTCGAGCTCTGATGGAGATATATGGCTTCTAGGTGTCTGTCATAAAATTTCACCGCATGAATCAACCGGAGACGTAGATACTCGTAACGTGTTTGCAGAATTTGAGCAAGATTTTTTCTCAAAAGTATTAATAACTTACCGGAAAG GTTTTGATGCAATTGAAGATTCAAAGTATACAAGTGATGTTAATTGGGGCTGTATGCTTCGAAGTAGTCAGATGCTTGTGGCTCAG GCATTAATTTTTCATAAATTAGGTAGATCGTGGAGAAAAACTACCGATAAG CCAGTTGATAAAGAATATATTGACATCTTGCAACTATTTGGTGATTCGGAGGCTGCTGCTTTCTCTATCCACAATCTTCTTCAAGCTGGTAAAGGTTATGGTCTAGCTGTTGGGTCATGGGTGGGACCATATGCAATGTGTCGTACATGGGAAGTTCTAGCTCGAAACCAGAGGGAGAAGAACAATCAAGGAGAAAAGCCACTTCCAATGGCTATTTATGTTGTTTCTGGAGATGAAGATGGGGAGCGGGGTGGAGCACCAGTTGTCTGCATTGATGATGCCTCCAAACATTGTTCCGAGTTTTCAAAGGGCTTAGTTGCTTGGACACCTCTACTTTTATTGGTTCCTTTGGTTCTTGGACTTGATAAAGTCAATCTAAG GTATATTCCATTATTGCAGTCAACTTTTAAATTTCCCCAAAGCCTTGGAATCTTGGGTGGAAAACCAGGTGCTTCAACATATATTATTGGTGTTCAGAGTGATAAGGCATTCTACCTTGATCCACATGATGTTAAGCCG GTTGTTAATATTACTGGGGATGCTCAAGAGCCTAATACGTCATCGTATCACTGCAA CATTAGCAGGCACATGCCCCTAGATTCTATTGACCCATCTTTGGCTATTGGATTTTACTGCCGAGACAAAG ATGATTTTGACGATTTCTGTTCCCGGGCTATTAAGCTTGCAGAAGAATCAAATGGTGCACCATTATTCACGGTAGCTCAA